A window of Purpureocillium takamizusanense chromosome 13, complete sequence genomic DNA:
GGTGTTCGACGACTTGAAATCTTCCCTGTTGGTCCCTGCCTTCATGGTTCCTGATCTTATCATTTTGGGGGTTTGATGAGCAGGCCTAGAGTGATGACCCCGCATGTTGACCCCGCATGTTGACACTGCAGAACGACCGTACTATACATAGTGACATTGTATGTTTATAATGGGACTAGCATGATATGTGCGTAGGATATATCATCCTTCCTTACTTCGTCTTTTATACTCAAATTCTTTGGTAATATACTTAAGATGTAGTTCTTTCCTTTATAATAGCATATATTGAAAGATAAGGTTAAGGAAATTTATACCATAAAGGTCAGAGAAAGTCTATTTGGGCTAGATTAATCTGAATATGGTTGTTATCCGAGGGGGCGAGATGCTCGGGCGCCAACAGTGTCTATCTTCAATGGGACTTCACCCTCCCTGTCACTAACCGATCGGCGCCACACCTGGCGACCAACATGCTACCTTGCACACGTGGACAAAAGTGCCCTACTCAGCCATTTGACCTCAAAATATTGCCACTCTGACGAACACATAGCATCCACGGCACATCCATCCTAGCTCACAGCGTCTATAGACCATTGAAGTTTCCACCTGGGTTCTGTTACTCTCATCAAAGCCCTCCCGAGAAAAGCCATTTTGAGAAACGATGGATCagagctcgacgagcggTGAAACCAGACCGAGGCACACTGCCATTGCTGCGCATCCACAAAATGTCATCACCTGCCTTCAGTTCGACGATGATAAGGTCATCACCGGTAGCGACGATACCCTAATCCATGTTTACGACATCAAGTCAGGCGAGCTACGGAGAGAGCTCCAAGGTCACGAATCTGGCGTCTGGTGTCTCCAATACGAAGGAAACGTCTTGGTTTCTGGCTCGGCGGATCGAACTGTCCGAGTCTGGGACATCAGCAGCGGACGATGCCAGCATGTTTTACATGGTCATACGGCCACTGTGCGCTGTCTTCAGATTCTGATGCCGGCAAAGACAATGATAAAGACAGATGCGCGCGACTCAGATGATGCCACTGAGGTGCGCGgcccgctgcggccgctCATCATCTCCGGATCGCGAGACGGCCAACTACGCGTTTGGCTACTCCCCGAGATTGCGGATAGCCATCAAGAGAATCCGGAATTCGGCGGGTCAAACGACAGTCCGTACTTTGTGCGCGCATTATGCGGCCACTCGCAGACCGTACGTCATATCGCGACTTCGAAGGATACGTTGGTCAGTGGCTCTGACGATTCCACTGTCTGTGTCTGGCGTATTAGCACAGGCGAGCTTCGTCACGCCCTGACCGGCCACTCGCAGCCAGTGTCTGCGGTGATTCTGGATCATGAGCGCAATCGAGTCATATCTGCATCATTGGACTCTCAGGTTAAGATCTGGGAGCTAAAGACCGGTAGCTGCATGTTCACGCTTAAAGGACATGAGCTACCTGTTCGATTCCTAGCCCTTCACAGGGAGCAGTTGTCATCTGCAGACGACACGGCAATCTTGACATGGAGTCTTGAGACTGGTGACCGTCTGAAGACATTGGCCATAGACGCAGGGCACGTTTCTGGCCTTCAGCTCGATGCCACAAGAACAATCTGGGGTGGCAACACGGCAGTGAAGACGCAGGATACGCGAACGGGCGAATGTATCTGCTTGCTGTCGGACCTGAATGGAGTCTGGCAGGTCAAGTCTGATGAACGGAGATGCGTGGCAGCCGTACAGCGGGGTGAAGTGACCTATATCGAAGTATGCAGATCCTTCGGCTTCTATGTTGCAACGCTGACAAGGAGATATACAAGATATTTGATTTCGGAGCCGCGCAAGACGATGTTTTGGCCGATCGACTCGGTAAACGATTACTTCTGAACCCCGTTGATCGAGATATATGACTATGTGAAGTACAGACAGGCAGGGTAGGCTAAGGGCACATAGCAGCCCCGAGGTTCGACTTATTCAGTATCCAGTACCTATGTCTATCCTTATTTTCACAACGAAGAATGGAAATATGCGCAACTTGCGAATTCGCGGATTGGGTTGCGATAGTACTTGAGGTATTCGCCAAACTCATCTCTTTCAACCGTCGCTTGCGTCCAGTCTTCGACGATAGTCCCGCGGGGCGCGGGTTTCAATTACGGCGGGACGATGGGTTGACATCCCATTTCTCAGCTGTTCTCTCAGACCAAAGTGCCAGAATAGATTCGCCATGTTGAACAGTCTGCAGTCGACGCAACGCCATGCTGTTTCGAGACGGCACGATCTTGCGCGCTCGGACTGGGATGAATCGACCAAGTCCACGGCCACGAATTCACGAGGCTGCGATCCATATTCCTCTAAATCATCTTGAGCATAGACCTAAGATTAAATCAATTTTCGACAAATCTGCCTTCTTTTCGTGATTAATAAGGACACTTATTTAAGCGACGAGGCGTAGTCGCGTCAAGCCGAGACTAGTTAAAAGGCCAAAAGCGCCCCGATCGCTCGGAGTACTCCTATAGCAGTAGATAGCTAGCTTAGCCCTAGAACTATTAGGTAGATTACTAAAGCCAGGCTAAATATACTAAATATAAGAATATATTCTATATTATCAAAATATTATTAAACCTAATctctattatatatatttaaaaataatataaatatattaaagtaCCTTTATCTATAAATCAgtataaataaatatatattatagctagtCTAGTAGCTTTAGGCATATATATATCATAATAATAAAGTAGGTTATAAGGCGGAAATTTCTTAAAGGGTGTTCGTCGAAAGCCCTTAGCGCAGCTTATTTCTCCATCATTCGAGTCCATTCCAGATCGCAAGCTCAAACAGCGCCGACCCAACTGATCGTgttgaagaagaaaaaagcTGATATCATTGAGCATCGAACCCACCCACGCACCCCACGTACCCGGCAGGCACCCCGCAAAAGCAAAGAGAAATGTACGCAGACATCACCGAGCCGCCAGCCCCGctcccggcgccgcggctgtCGGAGCTCCGGCCCGGAGTGCACCTGCTCCGCCCGCTGTCCCGGCGGGGCCATGGCCCGGGCCTCGTGGTGCTcacgcccgacgccgacgacgacgacaagcggctgctgggcatcgtcgagggcgtgccgtggccgctgcTCAAGTGGGCCGAGGAGGGGTATGCCGTCGTTGGGATACAGATTTCCGCCGTcaagggcggcaacgacgacgccgccgtgctggacGCGGCGTTAAAGGCGCTGGAGGCGTGCGAAGAGTGTGACGGGCAGGGCAAGATTGGTGTCGTTGGTAAGGCGATGGCGACACCTTTCACTCCAACATCAATTAGcctggtgatgatggagatGCTGACCTTGCCCCGCAGCGTATGACTCTGAGGCGTGGAACCTCGTCGCGCCGTCACTATCCCGCTTTGCTGCGATTGTCGCGGGCATCGtgcacgccgacgacaagaccGCCCTCGAGTCGCTCAACAATCCCACCGTTCCagtgctgcagcacctgGCAGGCCACACGCCCGGCAAGCGCCAGGAGCAaacgacgtcctcggccccGTTGGCGGTGGCAAAAACCCATTACTATCCGATGGTCGCGTCAGGGCGCTTCGCCGTCCCCTTCCAGCCCGACTTctccgccaacgccgagTCCGTCGCCCACTCGCGTagcctcgccttcctcaagcccctcgtcggcgggccgtattttgacctcgaggccatctGGGACGAGCACACGTACTACGAGTTTGCAGACCGCTCCGTGGAGCACACCATGAGCACCATGGTGCAGGAGCCCTACGTGAACCACGTGCCCACGGTGAGCTTCTTCCCCTCTCCTCTTTGCGGTGTGTAAGCCGAACGCGATGACGAGACGAGATGaatggatgggatggaacGTCTTTCTCTGACGGACGGTGGTTTGGCGGCAGCTGacgggcggcatcgggcgGGAGCGCCTGTCCGCCTTTTACCGCGACAATTTCATATTCAACAACTCGGCCGACACGGAGCTCGAGCTCATCAGCcgcaccgtcggcgtcgaccgcgTGATTGACGAGTTCATCTTCAAGTTTACCCACGACCAGGAGATTGACTGGCTGTGAGTGGCGCCCCACGTTTCATTCTGCATCTACGGCTGTACCCCCTCCGtgagaagaagaagacagAAACATTGATGGCTCACATATTCACCATTTTGTGCGCGTGCACAGGCTTCCCGGCGTCCCGCCCACCGGtctcaaggccgaggtccCGTtcacggccgtcgtcaacatcCGCGGCGACAGGCTCTACCACGAGCACATCTCCTGGGACCAGGGCACCGTCTTGCGCcagctgggcctgctgcccgAGTACCTGCCGTTCCCGTATGCGCTTCCCGATGGtaggacggcggcggcgggcaggacaTTTGAGTACCGGGTGCCGGTGCTGGGCGCGGAGACGGCGTCCAAGATGCGGGACAAGAACAGCGTGGCGTCCAACGCGCTCATCGGCGGGACGATTCGCGAGGTGTAGGGCGCGGCCATTGACTGGCTAATGCTGTGACTCGAAACGGACGCCAGTATGTGCCTGGACGGCCGGCTGGGTTCATCGCGCGAGGCTGGTGCCTCATCCAGCTTACTTTTCGCTGCGCCCCCGTTGGCGCATGATTATACCGTTGCTTGGCGCAGGATGCTATACTTTACGTAGTACCTACTAAACTCTGTACACGACGTATACTTGCCCCCTGCACGAGCTTGCCGACAGCCGTCAGCGAACCGCAACGACAGCCGTGTGCCGTGTCTGACGGTGCagtactacctagtagtactcAGTACCGTAATACTACTGTACTTAGTAGTGCTGCGCGTGCCAGGAACTACCCGGGTCGTCAGCACTCACTCTCTCGTGGATGGAATCGAACGGAGGAAATCTCGGTGTTAGGTAAGGGAAATGCGGGCTGGGGAGGGCCCCGTCGACACGCGGCGTGCAGGTGCAAAGCGAGAACCGGGCGTCCAATCGGCTCCGATGCCAGCCAGGGACGCTTCACTTCTCCTCCCTTTGGCGAAATGGGGAAAGGAAAAGGGGccagtgcgtgcgtgcatgccTTGACCGGGGGGGCTACGGAAAAAGAAACTGGGGAAGCTGGCAAAAGGGGGCAAACGAGCAAACCAAGCAGAATGAATGGATTACGAGTTGGTAGGTGGCATCGCAAGGCCAGACTGATGGAGGCTGCCCTGCGCTGGCCCCAGCTGGATTCCAGCACATGGCGGGTGAGCAGGCACCTGAGCTGTCGCCCGTGGactgctggagctggtcgcTGGAACGCTGGAAGGTGCCTGAGTCAGGGCTGCAGTGGGCAGGTAAAGAGGTACTGACCTGGCGAGCCTCCAATGGACTGGAGTACTAACGTACATCAAGTGTCCGTACGAAAGGTACAGGTACTTGGCGGTTAATTTAGTGCCCGCCTCTTACCGTTTCTTCAGTGGCAGGTGACCTGTCCTCACCAGCGGCTTGCGGAGCCCGTCGTTCAGGAAGGTGCGCCCCAGGCGTGTCCAGGTGACGTCGTTTTTGCGCCGCGCATtgggctgcggctggccggcacGGCAACCGTCGGTGTAGGCCGTCGCTCTTTCCCATCGTCAGACGTCGAGAGACCGTGCTGCCACGCCAAAAATGCCATTTGCTGGCTCCCTCCTGTCCACGATGACTTCacttcttttcttttcccGCTTTCCCACGCCTGACCGCGCAGGTGTGCTTCCACCCTGcgtcaacaacaacgacgacgccctgaCCGAGTCGGAGCCCGaccagctgccgccgacatCGATTCACCAGCACGCCCAGCAAGACGATCCACCGAATCCACTCCGGCACCCATCCCTGTCTGACCTTTCCCGCGTGTCACCCGCCTCGCATCCCGTCCATCTCGCGGACGTCCGTCAAACTTTCACTTCTTCAACACTCGCTTCTCTTTTATCAGTGAGTGATGGGTGGCAGCCCGCTCGACCATCACTCCCGCTAGAGTTGCATTCGCCCTCGTTCATCGCGTGCCCGTGCCACCCGCCAGCGCTGGCACACAACACGCCTCTTGTCTCGCGAGATCTGGCTCTGTCTTGAACGACAAACACATACCGCACGCCGTACACCGCACACCGCCACTGCCGTCGGCTGGCCCAGACTTCACTCTCGCCATGCTTCATTAACGACAATCCCCTTTTATCCGTCTCTTCATCTCCTTTCCGTCCGCGCAAAGCGTCCCATTGGCGGCCGGAGCCGTCCCTTGGGCGATGAACGATGAAGCCACGACTTCAGCACGTCCTCGGTTTGCAACGGCGCCTGCTCGCACAGCCGCGAACTTTACCAGGCCCACTGTCCCAGCGGGCATCTGAGCTGCCAAGATGGCGGCCCTTTAGCACCTCCGTTCCGAGGCGCGTCTCGCCTGCTGACGGCCGAGGGGGCGGCAATCACCGGACGGCAACTGCAACACGGGTGTCGGGACCCGCTTCGCCTCGACGTGCCGTGGCGGCTGCCGGACTCGCGGGCCTCGTCTCTGCATTGGCGCTACTGCATCTCTCCTCCACATCCCCGACATCCCTTGACTccccggccgacgccgtTACCTCTGCCTtttctgctgccgccgccaccgcccactCGGACCCGGACCCAGGCCCCGTCTTCACGTCGCCTTCCGGCCTCggctccaccgccgccgacaaccGCGACCCGGAGTTGCCACGCTTCCGCATTTCCGAGGTCCGTAAGCACGGCGCTGACTCGGAAACCCCCTGGGTCATCCACGAGGACAAGGTCTACGACATCACCGACTGGGTCCCCGCCCATCCAGGCGGCCAGGTCATCCTGCGTGCCGCTGGCGGTTCCATCGACCCCTATTGGAACATCTTCACCATCCACAAGAACCAATACGTCTACGATATCCTTGCGCAGTACCTCATCGGCTACGTCGATCaggccgacctcgtcgacggccgtccCGCCCAGAATGAGATCGAGGATcccttcgacgacgacccccaACGAGACCCGTCCCTCATCACGAAGACGGCCAAGCCACGGAATGCAGAGACCCCCGGTGAAGCCCTGAGCTCCCAGTTTCTCACCCCCAATGAGCTTTTCTATGTCCGCAATCACATGTGGGTGCCCAAGATTGACgagtccgccgccgacaagttcgtcctcaccgtcgagctcgtcgatggcACGACGAAACAATACACTCTACATGACCTCAAGTCCAAATTCCCAAGCCATGCCGTCACTGCCGTCCTCCAATGTTCCGGCAACCGCAGAAAACACATGACACAGGGCTCTGGCAGATCTACCAACGGCCTCCAGTGGACTGCCGGAGCCATCTCAAACGCTACGTGGGAGGGTGTTCTGCTATCTGACGTGCTGGCCGATGCCGGATTCGAGGTCTCCCAGGCTTTGACAGGCGAGAGCGAGGCCAAGCACGTCCACTTTGCTGGTCTCGAAGCGTACGCCGCATCTATCCCTATAAAGAAGGCAATTGACCCCCAAGGCGACGTCCTGCTCGCGTACTCCATGAACGGAAAGCCATTGCCACGCGATCATGGATATCCGCTACGCTCCATCGTTCctggccacgtcgccgcccgctccgtCAAGTGGCTTAACCAAATCACCTTaagcgacgaggagagcacTAGCCAGTGGCAACGCAGAGACTACAAGTGCTTCGGCCCCAACGAGACCAAAGTCGACTGGGACGCCGCACCCGCAATCCAGGAGCTGCCTGTACAGAGCGCCATAACGGAGGTCAAGATGGGAGGGTGGACTAAGGCTGTGGGCGACACTGCCCGTGGCCAAGTCATCGAGCCGGCACAAAACGTCACACTAGCTGGCTACGCGTTTTCAGGGGGAGGACACTCCATCATCCGTGTGGACGTGTCtgcggacggcggcaagTCGTGGTCTCAAGCGTACCTCTTGCCCGATtgcgacggcaaggacggctcCCCGTCACCCTGCCAGGGCAACGGGGCGTGGTCATGGAAGCGATGGAGATACGAGGCGGCTATCCCGCTGACAGCCTTTCGCGAAGCCGAGAAGACCGGCGGCTCCGAGCAAGTAGGGGCAGGTGAGGTTGACAACGAGCAAGCCGCGACTCACAGCGACAAGAAATGCACGACTGTCATGGTCAAGGCCACCGACGACACGTACAACACGCAACCCGAGAGTCATGCCGCGACGTGGAACCTGAGAGGCAACCTCGCCACCGCCTGGCACCGCATTCAGGTGTGCGCCGactgctcctcggcgcccgcgccctgcgTGGCTTCAGATAAAAAAGCCCCGAACCCAGACAACGAAGGCGATGGCTGAGCGCTGCTTTCGTCGCCACTAGTTATGGGATGGTGAGCGGCTTGCACAAAGCAGCACTGTACTATTATCGCGACTAGCATGCAGCCTGTCAGGCCGGTGCATCTAGCTTGCATTATATATTTTGGTCTTTATTAATTGGCGTTGCATTCGGGCGAGCAAAGACCAAAACAGGGGCTCGCTGAGGATTTGGATCATTCCATGTGAGCAGAGCGGCGCTGGTACACAGACGTCCAGTAGCAATGCTGTTCTAGTTATGAATTAGCTCAATACTACAACACAAATACACAAGTACCATGGGTCTGCACCATGCATCACGGCATGATCCAATGCCGAGCCGGCGCGTTGGAGACATTCAGATATGCCACGTGGTTCGGTTTCAAAACCTTCATTGTTCGAGTCTGTCACGAGCCCTGGAGAGAATCcatggccaccgccgcccggcccgtcTAGTATAGTGTCTGCTGTTACTTTACACGTATGGAAACACGGTGTACAtcgcctctgctgctgctgctgctgctgctatcGCTCGCTactcctcatcctcgtcctcggcgtccgtAAAG
This region includes:
- a CDS encoding uncharacterized protein (EggNog:ENOG503NXF0~COG:C~TransMembrane:1 (i75-93o)), which codes for MKPRLQHVLGLQRRLLAQPRTLPGPLSQRASELPRWRPFSTSVPRRVSPADGRGGGNHRTATATRVSGPASPRRAVAAAGLAGLVSALALLHLSSTSPTSLDSPADAVTSAFSAAAATAHSDPDPGPVFTSPSGLGSTAADNRDPELPRFRISEVRKHGADSETPWVIHEDKVYDITDWVPAHPGGQVILRAAGGSIDPYWNIFTIHKNQYVYDILAQYLIGYVDQADLVDGRPAQNEIEDPFDDDPQRDPSLITKTAKPRNAETPGEALSSQFLTPNELFYVRNHMWVPKIDESAADKFVLTVELVDGTTKQYTLHDLKSKFPSHAVTAVLQCSGNRRKHMTQGSGRSTNGLQWTAGAISNATWEGVLLSDVLADAGFEVSQALTGESEAKHVHFAGLEAYAASIPIKKAIDPQGDVLLAYSMNGKPLPRDHGYPLRSIVPGHVAARSVKWLNQITLSDEESTSQWQRRDYKCFGPNETKVDWDAAPAIQELPVQSAITEVKMGGWTKAVGDTARGQVIEPAQNVTLAGYAFSGGGHSIIRVDVSADGGKSWSQAYLLPDCDGKDGSPSPCQGNGAWSWKRWRYEAAIPLTAFREAEKTGGSEQVGAGEVDNEQAATHSDKKCTTVMVKATDDTYNTQPESHAATWNLRGNLATAWHRIQVCADCSSAPAPCVASDKKAPNPDNEGDG
- a CDS encoding Carboxymethylenebutenolidase (EggNog:ENOG503NXHY~COG:Q), translating into MYADITEPPAPLPAPRLSELRPGVHLLRPLSRRGHGPGLVVLTPDADDDDKRLLGIVEGVPWPLLKWAEEGYAVVGIQISAVKGGNDDAAVLDAALKALEACEECDGQGKIGVVAYDSEAWNLVAPSLSRFAAIVAGIVHADDKTALESLNNPTVPVLQHLAGHTPGKRQEQTTSSAPLAVAKTHYYPMVASGRFAVPFQPDFSANAESVAHSRSLAFLKPLVGGPYFDLEAIWDEHTYYEFADRSVEHTMSTMVQEPYVNHVPTLTGGIGRERLSAFYRDNFIFNNSADTELELISRTVGVDRVIDEFIFKFTHDQEIDWLLPGVPPTGLKAEVPFTAVVNIRGDRLYHEHISWDQGTVLRQLGLLPEYLPFPYALPDGRTAAAGRTFEYRVPVLGAETASKMRDKNSVASNALIGGTIREV